The following DNA comes from Planctomycetota bacterium.
CGGTCGTAGTCGCCCGGAGCAACGCCGTGCGTGTCGGCCAGCCGGAAGAGGTTGTCCAACTTAGTGAACGTTCCGTCGCCGTCGTTCCGGTAGTGAAAGATGGGCGTCTGGTTGTGGTTGTAGAAGATCAGGTCATAGAAGCCGTCACTATCCATGTCGGCAACGGTCGGCCCGCCGTACTTGGTGTCGGGCCTGGAGTAGATCTCGGCGAAGCTCGAGACGTCGAAGAAGACGACCGGTCGCTCTTCGCTCGGCGTGAAGTCGGCCAGCGCGTGCGATGTCGCTCCGAAAAGCGCGGCGGCAGCGATGGTGGCGGCTGTTTGGATTTTGAGGTGCATGGAAGGTCTCTGGTTGACGGATGAACAGACTCAGGGAGCAGTTTCGACTTCAGGGATGATCGCTGGCGGAATGTC
Coding sequences within:
- a CDS encoding VCBS repeat-containing protein, yielding MHLKIQTAATIAAAALFGATSHALADFTPSEERPVVFFDVSSFAEIYSRPDTKYGGPTVADMDSDGFYDLIFYNHNQTPIFHYRNDGDGTFTKLDNLFRLADTHGVAPGDYDR